A stretch of Pyrenophora tritici-repentis strain M4 chromosome 7, whole genome shotgun sequence DNA encodes these proteins:
- a CDS encoding ProP, Permease major facilitator superfamily, with translation MKDQRRAAEAAIFDQTNLLPPRKVFVTVGALAICQLICYAEQTGIGIALPAIGRDLNAQDTISWAGTSALISNTIFQVLYGRLSDLFGRKPTLLWALALLAISDLLCGFAKNDVMLYVFRGFSGVANGGVASLSAMIVSDVVTLEQRGKWQGIIGAAVGMGNIVGPFVAAAFVQGGSWRGFFWSFSPAAVASGLLCLWLLPTSTDRPKVEFKQVMKKIDFGGIFFGSVALILLLIPIAGGGDYFDWDSPKVIAMLTIGSICSLLFIYVERSVALLPMMPLSLFKNTPVAVMLAQNFLFGIVAYSQTFYLPLFFQNAQRLSPMKSACLMLPLTSFQATSSILSGQYISRQGRYGEIIWLGFFLWTLGSGLTCIFGVNTPMYVIVLILMVTGIGIGMVFQPVLIALQAHCTRAQRAIVISNRNFIRSLGGAVGLAISAAVLQNSLYQALPKNYREDLSAYETPNFAKLGEEETTQIVQAYAKASRTVFYMNVSFIALCLIGCFLIKDKGLQRPDEVNMDEEKKVERSDSGSEQVVVNPVEDTEKKNAPAGGRRMSGATL, from the exons ATGAAAGACCAACGGCGTGCGGCAGAAGCCGCAATCTTTGACCAGACTAACCTGCTCCCACCAAGAAAGGTCTTTGTCACCGTTGGGGCCCTCGCAATTTGCCAACTCATATGCTATGCCGAACAGACAGGAATAGGTATTGCTCTACCGGCAATTGGACGGGATCTCAATGCTCAAGATACGATTAGCTGGGCAGGAACCAGTGCGCTGATATCAAATACGATTTTCCAAGTTCTCTATGGAAGGCTGAGCGATTTATTCG GTAGAAAACCCACTTTGCTCTGGGCACTAGCTCTCCTCGCCATATCGGACCTCCTCTGCGGGTTTGCCAAAAACGACGTCATGCTCTACGTCTTCCGAGGCTTCTCTGGTGTCGCAAACGGCGGCGTAGCCTCCCTGTCCGCAATGATTGTTTCCGACGTCGTTACGCTCGAGCAACGTGGAAAATGGCAGGGCATAATTGGCGCTGCCGTCGGCATGGGAAACATCGTCGGACCTTTCGTCGCTGCCGCTTTTGTGCAAGGCGGTTCTTGGAGAGGTTTCTTTTGGTCCTTCAGTCCTGCTGCTGTTGCATCCGGCTTGCTGTGTCTCTGGCTATTGCCGACGAGTACGGATCGGCCAAAGGTCGAATTCAAGCAGGTGATGAAGAAAATCGACTTTGGTGGCATATTCTTTGGCAGTGTGGCTTTGATACTACTATTGATTCCGATAGCCGGGGGTGGTGACTACTTTGACTGGGATAGTCCCAAGGTCATTGCGATGTTGACGATTGGGAGTATTTGCTCGCTGCTCTTCATTTATGTTGAACGCAGTGTTGCTTTGTTGCCTATGATGCCGC TATCGCTCTTCAAGAACACCCCTGTTGCTGTCATGCTCGCTCAGAACTTTCTCTTCGGCATCGTCGCTTACAGCCAAACCTTCTACCTTCCCCTCTTCTTTCAAAATGCACAACGCCTCTCACCCATGAAATCAGCTTGCCTCATGCTTCCCTTGACCTCTTTCCAAGCAACTTCCTCCATTCTCTCGGGTCAGTACATCTCGCGTCAAGGACGCTACGGAGAGATCATCTGGTTAGGATTCTTTCTATGGACCCTCGGCTCAGGTTTAACCTGCATTTTCGGCGTCAACACACCCATGTACGTCATTGTCTTGATCCTCATGGTAACCGGCATCGGCATAGGCATGGTCTTCCAACCGGTCCTTATCGCCCTGCAAGCACACTGCACCAGAGCTCAACGTGCGATTGTCATCTCGAACAGAAACTTTATTCGCAGCTTAGGTGGAGCTGTTGGTCTGGCGATTTCGGCGGCGGTATTGCAAAATTCACTATATCAGGCTTTGCCAAAGAACTACCGGGAGGACTTGTCAGCTTATGAAACTCCGAATTTTGCCAAGCTTGGGGAGGAAGAAACTACACAGATTGTCCAGGCTTATGCGAAAGCGAGTCGCACAGTATTCTACATGAACGTGTCGTTTATTGCGCTGTGTCTCATTGGGTGCTTTTTGATCAAGGACAAGGGGCTACAACGACCGGATGAAGTTAATATGGATGAGGAGAAGAAGGTGGAGAGGTCGGATAGTGGCAGCGAGCAAGTCGTTGTGAATCCAGTTGAGGATACTGAAAAGAAAAACGCCCCCGCTGGAGGGCGCAGGATGAGTGGTGCTACGTTGTGA
- a CDS encoding amidase, producing MSVFSLDASNDNPVTKETLEGLCSELGVRIAEQEKEDYHRLLAVFHDASKQLIALDGLDYVPYVDNERFPRESIYFPEKAENSHGAWAWKCSIIDKQSNHGKLHSKTFALKDNIAVKDVPMLLGTNFIKGYVPDVDATVTTRILEAGGHILGKAVCENLCHSATSHSSSTGIVESPVAMGYSAGGSSSGSGVLVALSEVDGAIGADQGGSIRVPAANCGIVGLKPTFGLVPYTGCGSNEPTNDHIGPMTRTVLENALLLEAIAGTDNIDDRSFAAPSPSRVPVYTSIVNMPAEQPLFGKKFAIIKESLSTPAMDTRVIQTFLVAVEKYTSLGATVTQINIPLHSKGAAIWTGVSKVGGYLSKTTGQFGRRGHQMLPLNSLFYPMSQANWDEAYASTKNIYLNGLYATKQFPNLLAKATNLSRQLRDAYDTALDQYDVLLTPTLPYVATSHAAVDATPLEQIAKQIGLTANTAPFNQSGHPVLALPIGMLGVLEGPGLEAGVKLPVSMQIIGKWWDEMGVFEAAYAWERENKWRDM from the exons ATGTCGGTATTTTCTCTCGACGCAAGTAATGACAATCCCGTTACGAAAGAAACTCTAGAGGGGCTATGCTCTGAACTCGGCGTAAGGATAGCAGAGCAGGAGAAAGAGGACTACCACCGACTACTAGCCGTCTTCCACGATGCCAGTAAGCAGTTGATAGCATTAGATG GCCTAGACTATGTTCCCTACGTTGATAACGAGCGTTTTCCACGTGAAAGCATATACTTCCCAGAGAAAGCCGAAAACTCCCATGGAGCCTGGGCATGGAAGTGTAGCATCATCGACAAGCAATCAAACCACGGCAAGCTCCACAGCAAAACATTCGCTCTCAAGGACAACATAGCTGTCAAAGATGTGCCCATGCTTCTAGGTACCAACTTTATCAAAGGCTATGTTCCAGATGTCGATGCAACAGTCACAACGCGCATCCTAGAAGCCGGCGGCCATATTCTAGGAAAAGCAGTCTGTGAGAACTTATGTCATTCTGCCACAAGCCATTCATCCAGCACCGGAATAGTCGAAAGCCCAGTTGCAATGGGCTATAGCGCAGGCGGAAGCTCAAGTGGGTCAGGTGTTCTTGTAGCTCTAAGCGAGGTAGATGGGGCTATTGGAGCAGACCAAGGCGGTAGTATTCGTGTACCAGCTGCCAACTGTGGTATCGTCGGATTGAAACCAACATTCGGACTCGTACCATATACCGGATGTGGAAGCAATGAGCCAACAAACGACCACATCGGCCCCATGACACGAACAGTGCTAGAGAATGCTCTCCTTTTAGAAGCAATAGCCGGAACAGATAACATCGACGACCGCTCCTTCGCCGCGCCAAGTCCGTCCAGAGTCCCGGTGTACACTTCCATAGTCAACATGCCAGCTGAGCAACCACTGTTCGGCAAGAAATTCGCCATCATCAAGGAGTCACTCTCGACACCTGCAATGGACACCCGTGTCATCCAAACTTTCCTCGTCGCAGTAGAAAAGTACACCTCTCTTGGCGCCACCGTCACCCAGATAAACATCCCCCTCCACTCCAAAGGCGCCGCAATATGGACTGGCGTCTCAAAAGTCGGAGGCTACCTTTCAAAAACGACAGGACAGTTTGGCCGTCGCGGCCACCAAATGCTGCCTCTAAACTCCCTGTTCTACCCCATGTCGCAGGCAAATTGGGACGAAGCATACGCCTCTACTAAGAACATATATCTCAATGGCCTTTATGCCACAAAACAGTTCCCCAACCTCCTCGCCAAAGCAACGAATCTCTCGCGGCAACTGCGAGATGCGTACGATACGGCGCTGGATCAGTATGATGTCTTGCTTACCCCTACCCTGCCGTATGTAGCAACGAGCCATGCGGCTGTGGATGCAACGCCCCTGGAGCAGATTGCCAAACAAATCGGTCTCACAGCCAATACGGCACCGTTTAACCAGAGTGGACATCCAGTTCTAGCACTACCCATTGGCATGTTGGGTGTGCTAGAGGGGCCTGGGTTGGAAGCGGGGGTAAAGTTACCGGTTAGCATGCAGATTATCGGCAAGTGGTGGGATGAGATGGGCGTGTTTGAAGCGGCATATGCATGGGAGAGGGAAAATAAATGGAGGGATATGTGA